One Hordeum vulgare subsp. vulgare chromosome 4H, MorexV3_pseudomolecules_assembly, whole genome shotgun sequence DNA window includes the following coding sequences:
- the LOC123447391 gene encoding E3 ubiquitin-protein ligase WAV3-like encodes MEVPDQENPCAICLGGMAAGGGQATFTAECSHTFHFNCISASVAHGHLVCPLCNARWRELPFLRPTAPVPPTLPMHAVQPPNEPIASPPMHSGMPPFPAQVPPPTNVHILQHHQPPPPVHTVQHHQPPLHVPTVVFDDDEQVEPASGERADSTPAAASTGAVVVNTHAEYPAVARASSTDSFAVLVHVKAPGMADTVAAGSDKPQPRAPLDLVTVLDVSGSMSGHKLALLKQAMRFVIDNLGPDDRLSVVSFSSEARRLTRLARMSDAGKALSVNAVESLVARGGTNIAEGLRTAAKVLDERQHRNAVSSVVLLSDGQDTYTMMRRRGPSGVHAGNYEELVPPSFARTGADGDWSAPIHTFGFGNDHDAAAMHVIAEATGGTFSFIENEAVIQDAFAQCIGGLLSVVVQEARIAVSCVHPGVRVVSVKSGRYESHVDEDGRAASVRVGELYADEERRFLLFLTVPTAEATDGATTALVRVIFSYRNAATGADVSVTAEDTVVARPEHAPNASERSVEVERERVRVEAAEDIAAARAAAERGEHQEAVEILENRQRALEQSEAGGDGDPMIMALGAELQEMRGRVSNRQSYLRSGRAYMLAGISAHQQQRATSRQMMPEEEQTAVAARSGVRRMIGRVRSGTAGYMAAAPVAEAATEATMSYATPAMRAMLLRSRVARGATSAEQGQQQQPMAAEEDAGSSEPKIRST; translated from the exons ATGGAAGTCCCTGACCAG GAGAATCCTTGCGCCATCTGCCTCGGCGGCATGGCCGCCGGCGGCGGGCAGGCCACCTTCACGGCGGAGTGCTCCCACACCTTCCACTTCAACTGCATCTCCGCCAGCGTCGCGCACGGCCACCTCGTCTGCCCGCTCTGCAACGCGCGCTGGCGTGAGCTGCCGTTCCTGCGGCCCACCGCTCCGGTGCCGCCTACGCTGCCCATGCACGCCGTGCAGCCTCCCAACGAGCCGATAGCATCGCCCCCCATGCATTCCGGGATGCCTCCGTTCCCGGCGCAGGTTCCGCCGCCGACGAACGTGCATATCTTGCAACATCACCAGCCGCCACCGCCCGTGCATACCGTGCAGCATCATCAGCCGCCACTGCACGTGCCTACGGTCGTCTTCGACGACGATGAGCAGGTGGAGCCGGCCTCCGGGGAGCGAGCTGACAGCACACCGGCAGCTGCGTCGACCGGAGCGGTGGTCGTCAACACGCACGCCGAGTACCCGGCTGTCGCCAGGGCCTCGTCCACCGACAGCTTCGCCGTGCTCGTGCACGTCAAGGCTCCCGGGATGGCCGACACCGTGGCGGCCGGCAGCGACAAGCCGCAGCCGCGCGCGCCGCTGGACCTCGTTACGGTGCTCGACGTCAGCGGCAGCATGAGCGGCCATAAGCTGGCGCTGCTGAAGCAGGCCATGCGGTTCGTCATCGACAATCTCGGCCCCGACGACCGGCTCTCCGTCGTGTCCTTCTCCTCCGAGGCGCGCCGGCTGACCAGGCTCGCGCGCATGTCGGACGCGGGGAAGGCCCTGTCCGTGAACGCCGTGGAGTCCCTCGTGGCGCGCGGCGGCACCAACATCGCCGAGGGGCTGCGCACGGCAGCCAAGGTGCTCGACGAGCGCCAGCACAGGAACGCTGTCTCCAGCGTCGTGCTCCTCTCCGACGGCCAGGACACCTACACCATGATGAGGCGCCGAGGGCCGTCCGGCGTTCATGCCGGCAACTATGAAGAGCTCGTTCCGCCCTCTTTCGCGCGCACGGGCGCTGACGGCGACTGGTCGGCGCCGATCCACACCTTCGGCTTCGGGAACGACCACGACGCGGCCGCGATGCACGTCATCGCCGAGGCGACGGGCGGCACGTTCTCGTTCATCGAGAACGAGGCGGTGATCCAGGACGCGTTCGCCCAGTGCATCGGCGGGCTGCTCTCCGTCGTGGTCCAGGAGGCGCGCATCGCCGTCTCGTGCGTGCACCCCGGGGTTCGGGTCGTCTCCGTCAAGTCCGGACGTTACGAGAGCCATGTTGATGAGGACGGCCGCGCTGCGTCTGTTCGAGTCGGGGAACTCTACGCCGACGAGGAGAGGCGTTTCTTGCTGTTTCTGACCGTGCCAACAGCTGAAGCGACGGACGGCGCCACCACTGCTCTGGTGAGAGTGATCTTCAGCTACAGAAACGCGGCGACCGGCGCGGACGTGAGCGTGACGGCCGAGGACACAGTGGTGGCGAGGCCAGAGCACGCGCCGAACGCGTCGGAGCGGTCGGTGGAGGTGGAGCGGGAGCGCGTCCGTGTGGAGGCGGCAGAAGACATCGcggcggcgagggcggcggcAGAGCGGGGAGAGCACCAGGAGGCGGTGGAGATCCTGGAGAACCGTCAGCGGGCGCTCGAGCAGTCGGAGGCGGGAGGGGACGGCGACCCCATGATCATGGCGCTGGGGGCAGAGCTGCAGGAGATGCGCGGGCGCGTGTCGAACCGGCAGAGCTACCTGCGATCGGGTCGGGCGTACATGCTCGCCGGCATCAGCGCGCACCAGCAGCAACGCGCCACCTCGAGGCAGATGATGCCGGAGGAGGAGCAGACGGCCGTGGCTGCACGGAGTGGAGTGAGGAGGATGATCGGAAGGGTGCGGTCGGGCACGGCGGGATACATGGCGGCTGCGCCAGTTGCGGAGGCGGCGACCGAGGCGACGATGTCGTACGCGACGCCGGCCATGCGCGCCATGCTGCTGCGCTCCCGAGTGGCGCGGGGGGCGACGTCGGCCGAGCaagggcagcagcagcagcccatgGCTGCGGAAGAAGATGCCGGGAGCTCCGAACCGAAGATCCGAAGCACGTAA